The following coding sequences are from one Haploplasma axanthum window:
- the prfB gene encoding peptide chain release factor 2, protein MERYEINRIIEKFTKQVDDLDKNINPEKLKKRFLELNNEMQKADFWNNPDNAKVVTKEANFINDRLAALTSLNEKLNGVIEWFEISEERTEEWEILEKDIKKLEKELDEFSIEVLLSGQYDINNAILEIHAGAGGTEAQDWAEMLYRMYQRYSNLKNYKYEIIDIQSGDEAGIKSVTILIKGEYAYGYLKAERGVHRLVRISPFDSNARRHTSFASVEVMPEIDDNIKVEIKDEEIRVDVYRSSGAGGQSVNTTDSAVRITHIPTGIVVSCQNERSQIKNRETAMKLLQSKLIQEEMRKQEEKLQNIKGELKDIAWGSQIRSYVFHPYQMVKDHRTNYETSQITSVMDGEISDFITAYLKAGGN, encoded by the coding sequence ATGGAAAGATACGAAATAAATCGAATAATTGAAAAATTCACAAAACAGGTTGATGATTTAGATAAAAACATTAATCCTGAAAAATTAAAAAAAAGATTTTTAGAATTAAATAATGAAATGCAAAAAGCGGATTTCTGGAATAATCCTGATAATGCAAAAGTTGTAACCAAAGAAGCCAATTTTATCAATGATAGATTGGCTGCTTTGACCTCTTTAAATGAAAAATTAAATGGTGTTATTGAATGGTTTGAGATTAGTGAAGAAAGAACTGAAGAATGGGAAATTCTTGAAAAAGACATTAAAAAACTCGAAAAAGAATTAGATGAGTTTTCAATTGAAGTTCTTTTAAGCGGTCAATATGATATAAACAACGCAATTTTAGAAATTCATGCTGGAGCTGGTGGTACTGAGGCACAAGACTGGGCTGAAATGTTATATAGAATGTACCAAAGATATTCTAATCTTAAAAACTATAAGTATGAAATAATTGATATTCAATCTGGGGATGAAGCTGGTATTAAATCAGTAACAATCTTAATAAAAGGTGAATATGCTTACGGATATTTAAAAGCTGAAAGAGGAGTTCATCGTTTAGTTAGAATTTCACCATTCGACTCAAATGCAAGACGACATACATCGTTTGCATCTGTTGAAGTAATGCCGGAAATTGATGATAACATTAAAGTTGAAATCAAAGATGAAGAAATCAGAGTGGATGTTTATCGTTCATCTGGTGCTGGTGGACAATCAGTCAATACAACTGACTCAGCAGTAAGAATAACGCATATTCCAACTGGAATTGTTGTTAGTTGTCAAAACGAGAGAAGTCAAATTAAGAATCGTGAAACTGCAATGAAATTATTACAGTCAAAACTGATTCAAGAAGAAATGCGTAAACAAGAAGAGAAACTTCAAAATATTAAAGGAGAATTAAAAGACATTGCATGGGGATCACAAATTAGATCTTATGTATTCCATCCATATCAAATGGTTAAGGATCATAGAACTAATTATGAAACCTCACAAATTACTTCTGTAATGGATGGAGAAATATCTGATTTTATTACAGCTTATTTAAAAGCAGGAGGTAACTAA
- a CDS encoding YitT family protein: protein MIHEKIRKNELLNITLGVISVVIGYYFFYAPSNLITGGVTGVSIVFREVFDASPTAVSIFIFIANAILLVVGGLVLGKKFFFKTLYGTLFLPLLIFVLTVAKIPQDFILREIASNKLLISAIGGSVLTGLGLGLVFKSNATTGGMDVIQKILNHKLKVSYSVALYMTDGIMVAIGLLIFGIESTFYAIFSIIIAGIVIDKLMLTGKAGYTVFIVTNEYHDIKDAIYKKIKRGVTKISVVGGYSEQDKDMIICTITKNQLYNLKLIIAEIDPAAFTFITKTTESVGQGFN from the coding sequence ATGATCCATGAAAAAATTCGTAAAAACGAATTATTAAATATAACTTTAGGAGTAATATCGGTTGTTATTGGATATTATTTCTTTTATGCACCTTCAAATTTAATTACCGGAGGTGTTACAGGAGTATCAATTGTTTTTAGAGAAGTATTTGATGCAAGTCCTACTGCAGTTAGTATCTTTATCTTTATTGCCAATGCAATTCTTTTAGTTGTTGGAGGTTTAGTACTAGGAAAAAAGTTTTTCTTTAAAACACTTTATGGAACACTCTTTTTACCATTATTAATTTTTGTTCTTACTGTTGCAAAAATTCCACAAGATTTCATTTTGAGAGAAATAGCTTCTAATAAATTATTAATTTCAGCAATAGGTGGTTCAGTACTAACCGGTCTTGGATTAGGTTTAGTTTTTAAAAGTAATGCAACAACTGGTGGTATGGATGTTATTCAAAAAATCTTGAATCATAAACTGAAAGTTTCATATTCAGTTGCACTATATATGACTGATGGTATTATGGTTGCAATTGGGTTACTTATATTTGGAATTGAATCGACATTTTATGCAATTTTTTCAATTATAATTGCAGGAATTGTTATTGATAAACTAATGTTAACAGGAAAAGCAGGGTATACTGTTTTCATAGTTACTAATGAATATCACGATATAAAAGATGCTATTTACAAAAAAATCAAACGTGGTGTTACGAAAATATCTGTTGTTGGTGGATATAGCGAGCAAGATAAAGATATGATAATTTGTACAATAACTAAAAATCAATTATATAATCTAAAATTAATAATTGCTGAAATTGATCCTGCGGCATTTACATTCATAACTAAAACAACTGAATCAGTTGGTCAAGGATTTAATTAA
- a CDS encoding regulatory protein RecX — MVTNIKKYKYYSEVTYENNNYNIENEIMIKYKINTGKTFNNNEWTEIIDENNYYYFDRIAKEKLRRLLTENELRNFLFDLGANKDLIDKLVIKYKKYNFINDDLYTKEYISYRQYKEGPSLISKKLISKGISQEIINENLKNIDENKIITEKVESQLNKRIKQNKYEFQNKLKLDLIKKGYTKSYIYSIVDKMINQTKFDDLLVIEKDYQKLIRKYENKKTKEELNYFIKTKLYQKGYSKNDIEYIISKEKDN, encoded by the coding sequence ATGGTTACTAATATTAAAAAATATAAATATTATAGTGAAGTTACTTATGAGAATAATAACTATAATATTGAAAATGAAATTATGATTAAATATAAGATTAATACAGGAAAAACATTTAATAATAATGAGTGGACTGAAATAATTGATGAAAACAATTATTATTATTTTGATCGTATTGCTAAAGAAAAATTAAGAAGATTATTGACTGAAAATGAGTTAAGAAATTTTCTTTTTGATTTAGGAGCTAATAAAGATTTGATTGATAAATTAGTAATAAAGTATAAAAAGTATAATTTTATTAATGATGACTTATATACAAAAGAATATATATCATATAGACAATATAAAGAAGGACCTTCATTAATATCCAAAAAGCTTATAAGTAAAGGTATAAGTCAAGAGATAATTAATGAGAATCTTAAAAATATTGATGAAAATAAGATTATAACAGAAAAAGTTGAATCGCAATTAAATAAAAGAATTAAGCAAAATAAATATGAGTTTCAAAACAAACTTAAACTTGATTTAATAAAAAAAGGTTACACAAAGAGTTATATTTATTCAATTGTTGATAAAATGATTAATCAAACGAAATTTGATGATTTATTAGTTATCGAAAAAGATTATCAAAAACTTATTAGAAAATATGAGAACAAAAAAACAAAAGAAGAACTAAATTATTTCATTAAAACAAAATTATATCAAAAAGGTTATAGTAAAAATGATATTGAATACATCATTAGTAAAGAAAAAGATAATTAA
- the secA gene encoding preprotein translocase subunit SecA codes for MFKKWFDPSRKVLKQADIIAKKVISLENDVAKLSDEELRNKTEEFKNRFKNGETLEDLQVEAYAVVREASKRVTGMTPYYVQVLGAVAIHEGNIAEMKTGEGKTLTAVMPAYLNALNGEGVHIVTVNEYLARREVEGQIGNIFRFLGLTVGLNIRELTREEKQAAYDADIMYSTNSELGFDYLRDHMVLYAKDMVAQRGLNFAIIDEVDSILIDEARTPLIISGGAKNNQNLYERADRLVKTLSDEDYEIDVESKTIELTPSGINHAEEVFGIENLYDLQNVSVVHHINNALRANYILAKDKEYVVQDGEILIVDQFTGRILQGRQFSEGLHQAIEAKENVQIKKETITVATITYQNFFRMYKKLSGMTGTAKTEEEEFNEIYNMNVIVIPTNEPVIRVDASDYMYSTMEQKFKALLDDVEARHKAGQPVLVGTIAVETSEYLSLELRKRRIPHEVLNAKNHAREAEIVEKAGQIGAVTIATNMAGRGTDIKLAEGVVERGGLAVLGSERHESRRIDNQLRGRSGRQGDPGFSRFYISAEDELMVRFAGDAFKRRIQMIQNLNEDKEAPIESKMFTKFVTNAQKRIEGSNFDSRKNVLKYDDVLRMHREIIYKERRDVLTLESIEEQAIITLKKSLEENALDFVDTTIRNPKVDYEALVKFFDGPIFKEGTLLIEDIQGKTYEQVLEHLNHLADIEINNKKTTIPPEVFNEFLKVIMLRIIDTYWMRHIDTMSELRQGVVLQAYGQQNPLVIYQKEGYRLFNELVANIGRDITKYILKANIQVNVEREAVVKNTATNQGSEDKAKKQRVRKIRGRQAPWR; via the coding sequence ATGTTTAAAAAGTGGTTTGACCCTTCGCGTAAGGTGCTTAAACAAGCGGATATTATCGCTAAAAAAGTAATTAGCCTTGAAAATGATGTGGCGAAATTAAGCGATGAAGAATTAAGAAATAAAACAGAAGAATTTAAAAATAGATTTAAGAATGGTGAAACGTTAGAAGATTTACAAGTTGAAGCCTATGCTGTTGTTAGAGAAGCATCTAAACGTGTTACTGGAATGACACCTTATTATGTACAAGTATTAGGGGCTGTTGCTATTCATGAAGGTAATATTGCTGAAATGAAAACAGGGGAAGGTAAAACATTAACAGCGGTAATGCCTGCATATTTAAATGCATTAAATGGTGAAGGCGTTCATATTGTTACAGTGAATGAGTATTTAGCTAGACGTGAGGTTGAAGGCCAAATCGGAAATATTTTCCGTTTTTTAGGATTAACTGTCGGTTTAAATATTCGTGAATTAACAAGAGAAGAAAAGCAAGCAGCATATGATGCTGATATTATGTATTCAACAAATAGTGAATTAGGATTTGATTATCTTCGTGATCATATGGTTTTATATGCTAAAGATATGGTTGCTCAAAGAGGATTAAATTTTGCTATTATCGATGAAGTTGACTCAATTTTAATTGATGAGGCTAGAACACCATTAATTATTTCTGGTGGAGCTAAAAATAATCAAAACTTATATGAAAGAGCTGATCGATTAGTTAAGACACTTAGTGATGAAGATTATGAAATTGATGTTGAATCAAAGACAATCGAATTAACCCCTTCAGGTATTAATCATGCTGAAGAAGTATTTGGAATAGAAAACTTATATGATTTACAAAATGTAAGTGTGGTTCACCATATAAATAATGCATTGCGAGCAAACTATATTCTAGCTAAAGATAAAGAATATGTTGTTCAAGATGGAGAGATTTTAATTGTTGACCAATTTACTGGACGTATTTTACAAGGGCGTCAATTTAGTGAAGGATTACATCAAGCAATTGAAGCTAAAGAAAACGTTCAAATTAAAAAAGAAACAATTACTGTTGCAACAATCACATATCAAAACTTCTTTAGAATGTATAAAAAATTATCAGGTATGACTGGTACTGCAAAAACTGAAGAAGAAGAATTTAATGAAATATATAATATGAATGTTATTGTTATACCTACTAATGAACCAGTTATTAGAGTTGATGCATCTGATTATATGTATTCAACTATGGAACAAAAGTTTAAAGCGTTATTAGATGATGTTGAAGCTCGACATAAGGCTGGACAACCGGTGTTAGTTGGGACGATTGCAGTAGAAACAAGTGAATATTTATCATTAGAATTAAGAAAAAGAAGAATTCCTCATGAAGTCTTAAATGCTAAGAACCATGCAAGAGAAGCAGAGATTGTTGAAAAAGCTGGTCAAATAGGAGCTGTTACAATAGCAACTAATATGGCTGGGCGTGGTACAGATATTAAACTTGCTGAAGGTGTCGTTGAACGTGGTGGATTAGCAGTATTAGGTAGTGAAAGACATGAATCACGAAGAATTGATAACCAATTAAGAGGACGTTCTGGACGTCAAGGTGATCCTGGATTCTCAAGATTTTATATTTCTGCTGAAGATGAATTAATGGTTCGTTTTGCTGGTGATGCATTTAAGCGCCGTATTCAAATGATTCAAAACTTAAATGAAGATAAAGAAGCTCCAATTGAATCAAAAATGTTTACTAAGTTTGTTACAAATGCTCAAAAAAGAATTGAAGGTAGTAACTTTGATTCACGTAAAAACGTCTTGAAATATGACGATGTTTTAAGAATGCATCGAGAAATTATTTATAAAGAAAGACGCGATGTTTTAACATTAGAAAGTATTGAAGAACAAGCAATTATAACATTGAAAAAGAGTTTAGAAGAAAATGCTCTTGATTTTGTTGACACAACAATTAGAAATCCTAAAGTTGATTATGAAGCTTTAGTTAAGTTTTTTGATGGTCCAATCTTTAAAGAAGGAACATTGTTGATTGAAGATATTCAAGGTAAAACATATGAACAAGTATTAGAACATTTAAATCATTTAGCTGATATTGAAATTAATAATAAGAAAACAACAATTCCACCAGAAGTCTTTAATGAATTCTTAAAAGTTATTATGTTAAGAATTATTGATACTTATTGGATGCGTCATATTGATACAATGAGTGAATTAAGACAAGGTGTAGTATTACAAGCTTATGGTCAACAAAATCCATTAGTTATCTATCAAAAAGAAGGTTATCGTCTATTTAATGAGCTGGTTGCTAATATTGGTAGAGATATTACAAAATATATATTAAAGGCTAATATCCAAGTAAATGTTGAGAGAGAAGCGGTAGTTAAAAATACAGCAACTAATCAAGGTTCAGAGGATAAAGCGAAGAAACAAAGAGTAAGAAAAATCAGAGGGAGACAAGCTCCTTGGCGTTAA